From Solwaraspora sp. WMMD1047, the proteins below share one genomic window:
- a CDS encoding IclR family transcriptional regulator, which translates to MSGVGVLDKAVVILAACVDGASLAELVDRTKLPRATAHRLAQALEIHRLLVRDTHGRWRPGPRLGELANAAPDVLLTAAEPLLAALRDATGESAQLYLRRADERICVAAAERASGLRDTVPVGSVLPMTAGSAAQVLLAWEPPEAVMPLLPRCKFTGRTLAEVRRRGWAQSVAERESGVASVSAPIRDRTGRVIASVSVSGPIERLGRRPGDRHAMAVVRAGQRLSGL; encoded by the coding sequence ATGAGCGGTGTCGGCGTTCTCGACAAGGCGGTGGTCATCCTGGCCGCCTGCGTCGACGGCGCCAGCCTCGCCGAACTCGTCGACCGGACCAAGCTGCCCCGGGCCACCGCACACCGGCTCGCCCAGGCCCTGGAGATCCACCGCCTGCTCGTCCGTGACACCCACGGCCGCTGGCGCCCCGGACCGCGACTGGGCGAGTTGGCCAACGCCGCCCCCGACGTGCTGCTGACCGCCGCCGAACCGCTGCTGGCCGCACTGCGCGACGCCACCGGCGAGAGCGCGCAACTCTACCTGCGCCGCGCCGACGAACGGATCTGTGTGGCCGCCGCCGAGCGGGCCAGCGGACTGCGTGACACCGTGCCGGTCGGCTCGGTGCTGCCGATGACGGCGGGCTCGGCGGCCCAGGTGCTGCTCGCCTGGGAGCCGCCGGAGGCGGTGATGCCGCTGCTGCCCCGCTGCAAGTTCACCGGCCGCACCTTGGCCGAGGTACGCCGGCGCGGCTGGGCGCAGAGCGTCGCCGAACGGGAGTCGGGGGTGGCAAGCGTCTCCGCCCCGATCCGCGATCGCACCGGCCGGGTGATCGCCTCGGTGAGCGTCTCCGGCCCGATCGAACGACTCGGTCGCCGCCCCGGCGACCGGCACGCGATGGCCGTCGTCCGCGCCGGCCAACGCCTCAGCGGCCTCTGA
- a CDS encoding HU family DNA-binding protein yields the protein MNKAELIEALTTRLGDRKTATSALDAVLTEVQAAVTKGDRVAITGFGVFEKRVRGARTARNPRTGEAVKVKKTSVPAFRPGAGFKEMVASGKVPKATSAAKKTAAAAKSTASRSTATKAAATKKATTAKKAAPTKTAGKATAAKKTTATKAAAKKTAATAKKTAAAKKTAAKATTTRSAAAKKAPAKKTATKKATTRR from the coding sequence GTGAACAAGGCCGAGCTCATCGAGGCGCTCACCACTCGCCTGGGGGACCGGAAGACGGCGACGTCAGCGCTCGACGCGGTCCTCACCGAGGTTCAGGCGGCGGTGACCAAGGGCGACCGCGTGGCCATCACTGGCTTCGGAGTGTTCGAAAAGCGTGTCCGTGGGGCGCGAACAGCGCGCAACCCGCGTACCGGTGAAGCCGTCAAGGTGAAGAAGACATCCGTCCCGGCGTTCCGGCCGGGCGCTGGCTTCAAGGAGATGGTGGCCAGCGGCAAGGTGCCGAAGGCCACCTCGGCGGCGAAGAAGACGGCGGCGGCGGCGAAGTCGACCGCCAGCAGGTCGACGGCGACCAAGGCGGCGGCGACCAAGAAGGCCACCACGGCCAAGAAGGCCGCCCCGACGAAGACCGCCGGCAAGGCCACGGCGGCCAAGAAGACGACCGCCACCAAGGCCGCGGCCAAGAAGACGGCCGCGACCGCCAAGAAGACGGCCGCCGCCAAGAAGACCGCGGCGAAGGCCACCACCACCCGGTCGGCGGCGGCCAAGAAGGCGCCCGCCAAGAAGACCGCGACGAAGAAGGCCACCACCCGACGCTGA
- a CDS encoding trypsin-like peptidase domain-containing protein, whose amino-acid sequence MATQTGLGEPRGPWFISPDLRPERFGPVVVPDGGGDPRPPGRRHRVLLAGLAVVALSVGSGGLAGGWVAGRDELSTAASASLPADLVAAAAQVLPGVVSVTVDAGSATANGSGFALDDQHHVVTNDHIVAKAAGADRGDLLVLVETADGRQFDAQVVGREPASDIAVLRVPPDAGLTALPLAKPGATRVGEPVLAVGSPLGLPGTVTAGIVSAVDREVRLGNNRHTAVQTDASINPGNSGGPLVNARGEVVGVNTAIATIDGNGSIGIGFAIPIEQVQQVADTIIGKGG is encoded by the coding sequence ATGGCGACGCAGACCGGCCTGGGCGAGCCCCGGGGCCCCTGGTTCATCTCACCTGACCTCCGACCGGAGCGGTTCGGGCCGGTGGTCGTACCCGATGGCGGCGGTGACCCGCGACCACCGGGCCGGCGGCACCGGGTGCTGCTGGCCGGGCTGGCCGTGGTCGCCCTGTCGGTCGGTTCCGGCGGCCTGGCGGGCGGCTGGGTCGCCGGCCGCGACGAGCTGTCGACCGCCGCCTCGGCCAGCCTGCCGGCGGACCTGGTCGCCGCCGCGGCGCAGGTGCTGCCCGGTGTGGTGTCGGTGACGGTGGACGCCGGCAGCGCCACGGCGAACGGCTCCGGGTTCGCCCTCGACGACCAGCACCACGTCGTCACCAACGACCACATCGTCGCCAAGGCGGCCGGCGCCGACCGCGGCGACCTGCTGGTGCTGGTGGAGACCGCCGACGGCCGGCAGTTCGACGCCCAGGTGGTGGGTCGCGAGCCGGCCAGCGACATCGCCGTCCTGCGGGTGCCGCCGGACGCCGGCCTGACCGCGCTACCGCTGGCCAAGCCGGGCGCCACCCGGGTCGGCGAGCCGGTGTTGGCGGTCGGTTCGCCGCTGGGGCTGCCCGGCACGGTGACCGCCGGGATCGTCAGCGCGGTGGACCGGGAGGTCCGGCTCGGCAACAACCGGCACACCGCGGTGCAGACCGACGCCTCGATCAACCCCGGCAACTCCGGCGGACCGCTGGTGAACGCCCGGGGCGAGGTGGTAGGGGTGAACACCGCGATCGCCACCATCGACGGCAACGGCTCGATCGGAATCGGCTTCGCCATCCCGATCGAACAGGTGCAGCAGGTCGCCGACACCATCATCGGCAAGGGCGGCTGA
- the leuC gene encoding 3-isopropylmalate dehydratase large subunit, translating to MVGVTPDPTSPRTLAEKVWDAHVVRSAEGEPDLLYIDLHLLHEVTSPQAFDGLRMAGRGVRRTDLTIATEDHNTPTGYADPAFSSRRGDLLTIADPTSRTQIETLRRNCAEFGIRLHPLGDDNQGIVHVIGPQLGLTQPGLTIVCGDSHTATHGAFGALAFGIGTSEVEHVLATQTLPQSRPKTMAVTVTGELAPGVTAKDLVLALITQVGTGGGRGHIVEYRGEAIRSLSMEGRMTIANMSIEWGAKAGMIAPDETTFAYLKGRPNAPQGADWDAALEYWRTLPTDEGATFDTEVFLDASRISPFVTWGTNPGQGAPLSAVVPDPEEFVTEGEQAAARRALEYMDLRPGTPLREVPVDVVFVGSCTNGRLEDLRAAAEVLRGRRVADGVRMLVVPGSAKVREAAEVEGLDKIFTDAGAEWRFAGCSMCLGMNPDTLSPGERAASTSNRNFEGRQGRGGRTHLVSPPVAAATAVIGRLAAPADL from the coding sequence ATGGTGGGAGTCACTCCCGACCCGACGTCGCCCAGGACCCTGGCCGAGAAGGTCTGGGACGCTCACGTGGTGCGATCCGCCGAGGGCGAGCCGGATCTGCTCTATATCGACCTGCATCTGCTGCACGAGGTGACCAGCCCGCAGGCCTTCGACGGGCTGCGGATGGCCGGCCGCGGCGTGCGGCGCACCGACCTGACGATCGCGACCGAGGACCACAACACCCCGACCGGGTACGCGGACCCGGCGTTCTCGTCCCGCCGCGGCGACCTGCTGACCATCGCCGACCCGACCTCGCGGACCCAGATCGAGACGCTGCGCCGCAACTGCGCCGAGTTCGGCATCCGGTTGCACCCGCTCGGCGACGACAACCAGGGCATCGTGCACGTGATCGGGCCGCAGCTCGGGCTCACCCAACCGGGCCTGACCATCGTCTGTGGCGACTCGCACACCGCCACCCACGGCGCGTTCGGCGCGCTGGCGTTCGGCATCGGCACCAGTGAGGTCGAACACGTGCTGGCCACCCAGACGCTGCCGCAGAGTCGCCCGAAGACGATGGCCGTCACGGTCACCGGCGAACTGGCTCCCGGCGTCACCGCCAAGGACCTGGTGCTGGCGCTCATCACCCAGGTCGGCACCGGCGGCGGGCGCGGCCACATCGTGGAGTACCGCGGCGAGGCGATCCGCTCGCTCTCCATGGAGGGCCGGATGACGATCGCCAACATGTCCATCGAGTGGGGCGCCAAGGCCGGCATGATCGCGCCGGACGAGACCACCTTCGCCTACCTGAAGGGGCGGCCCAACGCGCCGCAGGGTGCCGACTGGGACGCCGCGCTGGAGTACTGGCGCACGCTCCCCACCGACGAGGGCGCCACCTTCGACACCGAGGTGTTCCTGGACGCCAGCCGGATCTCGCCGTTCGTCACCTGGGGCACCAACCCCGGCCAGGGCGCCCCGCTCAGCGCGGTCGTGCCGGACCCGGAGGAGTTCGTGACCGAGGGCGAGCAGGCCGCCGCCCGCCGGGCGCTGGAGTACATGGACCTGCGCCCCGGCACGCCGCTGCGCGAGGTGCCGGTGGACGTGGTCTTCGTCGGCTCCTGCACCAACGGGCGGCTGGAGGACCTGCGCGCCGCCGCCGAGGTGCTGCGCGGCCGCCGGGTCGCCGACGGGGTACGAATGCTCGTGGTCCCCGGCTCGGCCAAGGTACGCGAGGCGGCCGAGGTCGAGGGGCTGGACAAGATCTTCACCGACGCGGGCGCCGAGTGGCGGTTCGCCGGCTGCTCCATGTGCCTGGGGATGAACCCCGACACGCTCTCCCCCGGGGAGCGGGCCGCCTCCACCTCCAACCGCAACTTCGAGGGCCGGCAGGGCCGGGGCGGGCGTACCCATCTGGTGTCGCCGCCGGTCGCCGCGGCCACCGCCGTGATCGGCCGGCTGGCCGCTCCGGCCGATCTGTGA
- a CDS encoding 3-methyladenine DNA glycosylase, translating to MAAPVWRARSRAHAERADALTAGHRARRASGRPHAIEDFLYTYYGTRPAVLRRWHPGVGAALAPDADGPAPHGRWRWYATDADGGVRLDVGRYLADRAESVRFIRDLLAATASRPAFTGCFGLHEWAMVYRQAEHRHPLPLRLGQAGTDAVVEAHPIRCTHFDAYRFFTAEAVGLNRVRPTRDTQQAMEQPGCLHAAMDCHKWASKLGPAVPGELALDCFELAGEIRRLDMQASPYDVSSYGEPAVAIETPAGRATYVARQRAFAERAAALRTHLLKVCDQLLDRG from the coding sequence CTGGCGGCGCCCGTCTGGCGGGCGCGCAGCCGGGCACACGCCGAGCGGGCCGACGCCCTCACCGCCGGGCACCGTGCCCGCCGGGCGAGCGGCCGGCCGCACGCGATCGAAGACTTCCTCTACACCTACTACGGCACCCGGCCGGCGGTGCTGCGTCGGTGGCACCCGGGCGTCGGGGCCGCGCTGGCGCCGGACGCCGACGGTCCCGCCCCGCACGGGCGCTGGCGCTGGTACGCCACGGACGCCGACGGCGGCGTACGACTCGACGTCGGGCGCTACCTCGCCGACCGGGCGGAGTCGGTCCGCTTCATCCGCGACCTGCTCGCCGCCACCGCGTCCCGGCCGGCGTTCACCGGGTGCTTCGGCCTGCACGAGTGGGCGATGGTCTACCGGCAGGCCGAGCACCGCCATCCGCTACCGCTGCGACTCGGCCAGGCGGGCACCGACGCGGTGGTCGAGGCGCACCCGATCCGCTGCACCCACTTCGACGCGTACCGCTTCTTCACCGCCGAGGCGGTCGGCCTGAACCGGGTCCGGCCGACCCGCGACACCCAGCAGGCGATGGAGCAGCCCGGCTGCCTGCACGCGGCGATGGACTGTCACAAATGGGCCAGCAAGCTCGGACCGGCGGTCCCCGGTGAACTCGCCCTGGACTGCTTCGAGCTGGCCGGCGAGATCCGGCGGCTGGACATGCAGGCGTCACCGTACGACGTCTCCTCCTACGGCGAACCGGCGGTGGCGATCGAGACCCCGGCGGGCCGGGCAACCTACGTGGCCCGCCAGCGCGCCTTCGCCGAACGCGCCGCCGCCCTGCGCACCCACCTGCTCAAGGTGTGCGATCAACTCCTCGACCGGGGATAG
- a CDS encoding fumarylacetoacetate hydrolase family protein, giving the protein MRIARFAHGKGMSFGVVEGELAAGPQGLTVAEIEGLPFGEVRLTGTRWALADVRLLSPILPSKVVCVGRNYAEHAAEHAAEVPTEPLLFLKPSTSVIGPRDAIRLPAQSRQVEHEAELAVVIGPPGARRVDRAAAQQAIFGYACANDVTARDLQRSDGQWTRAKGFDSFCPIGPWITTGIDVGDLEVRCEVGRKPDEMEVRQLGRTKDMVFDVPTLVSYISHVMTLLPGDVVLTGTPAGVSPLLDGDTVSVRVEGLGELSNPVVALES; this is encoded by the coding sequence GTGCGTATCGCTCGGTTTGCCCATGGCAAGGGAATGTCGTTCGGCGTGGTCGAGGGGGAGCTGGCGGCCGGCCCGCAGGGCCTCACGGTGGCCGAGATCGAGGGCCTGCCGTTCGGTGAGGTCAGACTCACCGGCACCCGGTGGGCGCTGGCCGACGTCCGGCTGCTCTCTCCGATCCTGCCCAGCAAGGTGGTCTGTGTCGGCCGCAACTACGCCGAGCACGCGGCCGAGCACGCCGCCGAGGTGCCGACCGAGCCGTTGCTCTTCCTCAAGCCGTCCACCTCGGTGATCGGTCCGCGCGACGCGATCCGGCTGCCGGCCCAGTCGCGTCAGGTGGAGCACGAGGCGGAGCTGGCGGTGGTGATCGGACCGCCGGGGGCGCGGCGGGTCGACCGGGCCGCCGCCCAGCAGGCGATCTTCGGGTACGCCTGCGCGAACGACGTGACCGCGCGGGACCTGCAGCGCTCCGACGGGCAGTGGACCCGCGCCAAGGGTTTCGACTCGTTCTGCCCGATCGGCCCGTGGATCACCACCGGGATCGACGTCGGTGACCTGGAGGTCCGCTGCGAGGTCGGCCGGAAGCCGGACGAGATGGAGGTCCGCCAGCTCGGCCGGACCAAGGACATGGTCTTCGACGTGCCGACCCTGGTGTCCTACATCTCACACGTGATGACGCTGCTGCCCGGGGACGTGGTGCTAACCGGCACGCCGGCCGGGGTTAGCCCGCTGCTGGACGGGGATACCGTGTCGGTGCGTGTCGAGGGGCTGGGTGAGCTGTCGAATCCCGTGGTGGCGCTGGAATCCTGA
- the leuD gene encoding 3-isopropylmalate dehydratase small subunit: MEKFTVHTGTAVPLRRSDVDTDQIIPAVYLKRVTRSGFADGLFSAWREDPAFVLNDASYSGASILVAGPEFGTGSSREHAVWALRDWGFRSVIAPGFGDIFRGNSLKEGLLPVELELKAVEEIWERVEAEPATPVTIDLTAREVRVGESTWSFPIDDFSRWRLLEGLDDIGLTLRHEPDITSYEGRRLPFLPVVG, translated from the coding sequence ATGGAAAAGTTCACCGTTCACACCGGCACCGCGGTGCCACTCCGACGCTCCGATGTGGATACCGACCAGATCATTCCGGCCGTGTATCTCAAGCGGGTAACGCGATCCGGCTTCGCCGACGGCCTGTTCAGCGCCTGGCGGGAGGATCCCGCATTCGTCCTCAACGATGCCTCCTATTCAGGGGCGTCGATTCTGGTGGCCGGGCCGGAGTTCGGCACCGGGTCATCCCGTGAGCACGCCGTGTGGGCGTTGCGGGACTGGGGCTTCCGGTCCGTCATCGCCCCCGGGTTCGGGGACATCTTCCGCGGCAACTCGCTCAAGGAGGGGCTCCTCCCGGTCGAGCTGGAATTGAAGGCCGTCGAGGAGATCTGGGAGCGGGTGGAGGCCGAGCCGGCCACCCCGGTCACCATCGACCTGACCGCCCGCGAGGTCCGGGTGGGGGAGTCGACCTGGTCCTTCCCGATCGACGACTTCAGCCGCTGGCGGCTGCTGGAGGGCTTGGATGACATAGGACTGACCCTCCGCCACGAGCCCGACATCACCTCCTACGAGGGCCGGCGGCTGCCCTTCCTGCCCGTCGTCGGATAG
- a CDS encoding response regulator transcription factor, which yields MTPPPVTSGRVIRVLLVDDERIVCAHLRTILGAAPDLAVVGEAYDGADAVDAVIRLRPDVVLIDLRMPEVDGLTAIERIAGFDSPPRMIALTTFDVDAYVVRALAAGAAGFLLKSTPPEDLLDLVRVAAAGHTVLSPAAAGRLVEAAGGPAESRRRARDLVATLTGRETEVLALLGAGRSNQQIARRLRLSEATVKGYVSRLLVKLGCDNRTQAGLLAHQAGLAEG from the coding sequence GTGACGCCCCCGCCGGTGACGTCCGGTCGGGTGATCCGGGTGCTGCTGGTCGACGACGAACGCATCGTCTGCGCGCACCTGCGGACGATCCTCGGTGCGGCGCCGGACCTGGCGGTGGTCGGCGAGGCGTACGACGGCGCCGACGCGGTCGACGCCGTCATCCGGCTGCGGCCCGATGTGGTGCTGATCGACCTGCGGATGCCGGAGGTCGACGGGCTGACCGCGATCGAACGGATCGCCGGGTTCGACTCGCCACCCCGGATGATCGCGCTGACCACGTTCGACGTCGACGCGTACGTGGTGCGGGCGCTGGCCGCCGGGGCCGCCGGATTCCTGCTCAAGTCGACCCCGCCGGAGGACCTGCTCGATCTGGTGCGGGTCGCCGCGGCCGGACATACCGTCCTCTCCCCGGCCGCCGCCGGCCGGCTGGTCGAGGCGGCCGGCGGTCCGGCCGAGTCCCGCCGCCGGGCCCGGGATCTGGTCGCCACGCTGACCGGGCGGGAGACCGAGGTGCTGGCGTTGCTCGGTGCCGGCCGGTCAAACCAGCAGATCGCCCGCCGCCTGCGGCTGTCCGAGGCGACCGTCAAGGGCTACGTCTCCCGGCTGCTGGTCAAACTGGGCTGCGACAACCGCACCCAGGCGGGGCTGCTCGCCCATCAGGCAGGTCTGGCCGAGGGCTGA
- the arfB gene encoding alternative ribosome rescue aminoacyl-tRNA hydrolase ArfB, with amino-acid sequence MADDLRVTDRLVIPGSELRERFSRSSGPGGQGVNTTDSRVELSWNLVESAALPPELKERARQRLAGRLVDGVLTVTASEHRSQLRNRQAAEDRLAELVAAAVAAPPPSRRPTRPSRGAKERRIQDKKRRGQIKRLRRPDTD; translated from the coding sequence ATGGCCGATGATCTGCGCGTCACCGACCGCCTGGTCATCCCCGGCAGCGAGCTGCGGGAGCGGTTCTCCCGCTCGTCCGGACCGGGCGGCCAGGGCGTCAACACCACCGACTCCCGGGTCGAGCTGTCCTGGAATCTGGTGGAGTCGGCGGCCCTGCCGCCGGAGCTGAAGGAGCGCGCCCGGCAACGGTTGGCGGGCCGGCTGGTCGACGGGGTGCTCACCGTCACCGCCTCCGAGCACCGATCCCAGCTGCGCAACCGGCAGGCCGCCGAGGACCGGCTCGCCGAGCTGGTGGCCGCGGCTGTCGCCGCGCCGCCGCCGAGCCGGCGCCCCACCCGCCCGTCCCGAGGCGCCAAGGAGCGCCGGATCCAGGACAAGAAGCGGCGCGGCCAGATCAAGCGGCTGCGCCGCCCGGACACCGACTGA
- a CDS encoding VWA domain-containing protein has translation MSWESPHRLWLLIGVLALAVGYLVRQRRSSRYAVRFTNLRLLDRVAPRRPAWRRHLPAALFLSMLALLVGGFARPAADVRVPKERATVMVAVDVSTSMLATDVEPDRLAAAKSAAHKFADSLPKEFNVGLVAFAGSAAVFVPPGTDRSALHTGIKRLAEGSTGVQGTAIGEAISTSLEAVRSLDTEAAKDPPPARIVLLSDGANTSGRDPGESAGEAVQAGVPVHTISFGTPAGYVDRGGRPIKVPVDGETLRAVAEQTGGGYHEADTSDELRGVYDDIGTSVGWRTERQDISARFIGLGLLFAMAAAGGSLLWFSRLP, from the coding sequence ATGAGCTGGGAATCTCCGCACCGCCTCTGGCTGCTGATCGGGGTGCTGGCGCTGGCCGTCGGCTACCTGGTACGGCAGCGGCGCAGCAGCCGGTACGCGGTCCGCTTCACCAACCTGCGGCTGCTGGACCGGGTCGCGCCCCGCCGGCCGGCCTGGCGGCGGCACCTGCCCGCCGCGCTGTTCCTCAGCATGCTGGCGCTGCTGGTGGGCGGCTTCGCCCGTCCGGCCGCCGACGTCCGGGTGCCCAAGGAACGGGCTACCGTGATGGTGGCGGTCGACGTCTCCACCTCGATGCTCGCCACCGATGTCGAGCCGGACCGGCTGGCGGCGGCCAAGTCGGCGGCGCACAAGTTCGCCGACTCGCTGCCCAAGGAGTTCAACGTCGGCCTGGTCGCCTTCGCCGGCAGCGCCGCCGTCTTCGTCCCGCCGGGCACCGACCGGTCCGCCCTGCACACCGGCATCAAGCGGCTGGCGGAGGGGAGCACCGGGGTGCAGGGCACCGCGATCGGCGAGGCGATCAGCACCTCTCTGGAGGCGGTTCGGTCGCTGGACACCGAGGCGGCCAAGGACCCGCCGCCGGCCCGGATCGTGCTGCTCTCCGACGGCGCCAACACCTCGGGCCGGGACCCGGGCGAGTCGGCCGGCGAGGCGGTGCAGGCCGGGGTGCCGGTGCACACCATCTCGTTCGGCACCCCGGCCGGGTACGTCGACCGGGGCGGCCGGCCGATCAAGGTGCCGGTCGACGGGGAGACCCTGCGCGCGGTGGCCGAGCAGACCGGCGGCGGCTACCACGAGGCCGACACCAGCGACGAACTGCGCGGCGTCTACGACGACATCGGCACGTCCGTCGGCTGGCGGACCGAGCGGCAGGACATCTCGGCCCGCTTCATCGGGCTGGGCCTGCTGTTCGCGATGGCCGCCGCCGGCGGGTCGCTGCTGTGGTTCTCCCGCCTGCCCTGA
- a CDS encoding endonuclease/exonuclease/phosphatase family protein — MRRSYLSIALLALGVTLLTDVLRVWLPAIITIFGQAASTPAELMGAFALSWFVVAFGAPALIRVAGVRAVGLLAAVLLAGCRLALAGPPGGQLQLYLASVGLLAGLCWLAATAATTPRPVPGLLLGLAAPVILHTTADTYDLAWRGGLWSWLVAGAAAPALVALQATSGGRAFTDPADDGDPAAAGPVAEVDGRVSWFLLGPSLLLVGMVAGSPGLANVALSYLAGTGGAAAGGTAVAQPPPHGDLLPGLLGATAVALLIHLGLARNRPGPWRWLPPVLLVAGSALFVTGWPTALAPAILTTAAGLGGCLAMSGAGGGAGTRAGRSGADQVGARRQRSARSAGRGYAVLGGMLVFAVGAVLHYAAYDLGYPNQWVPPAVAALIATLALRSPATPTAPTTGAVDGRRMVLTGVAAVLTIAGALVTPGRAGEPVAAAGDPAAGSVRLVAYNIRMGFGLDGRFDLAGLAGTIAGQRPDIVALSEVDRAWLLNGGHDTLTLLARRLGMTYRFAPAADPVWGDAVLTRLPVRESRTRRLDPVGAPTGAQALAVVVDLGGRDLVVVATHLQPPPGNGPVAQARELAGFATGFAAGRPLVVAGDLNTEPGEPAFEALRGAGLVDALAAGRPLPTSPSDVPEQEIDHVLTSPGIAAADPVAPAGTASDHLAVAVTLTLPPA, encoded by the coding sequence GTGCGCCGCTCGTACCTCTCGATTGCCCTGCTCGCCCTCGGCGTGACGCTCCTGACCGACGTGCTGCGGGTCTGGCTACCCGCCATCATCACCATCTTCGGGCAGGCCGCCAGCACCCCCGCCGAGCTGATGGGCGCGTTCGCGCTCTCCTGGTTCGTGGTGGCGTTCGGGGCGCCCGCGCTGATCCGGGTCGCCGGCGTCCGAGCCGTGGGGCTGCTGGCCGCGGTGCTGCTGGCCGGCTGCCGGCTGGCCCTGGCCGGTCCGCCCGGCGGCCAACTCCAGCTCTATCTGGCCAGCGTGGGCCTGCTCGCCGGGCTCTGTTGGCTGGCGGCCACCGCCGCCACCACGCCGCGCCCGGTGCCGGGGCTGCTGCTCGGCCTGGCGGCGCCGGTGATCCTGCACACCACCGCGGACACCTACGACCTGGCCTGGCGCGGCGGGCTGTGGTCCTGGCTGGTGGCCGGCGCCGCCGCACCTGCCCTGGTGGCCCTGCAGGCCACCAGCGGCGGCCGCGCATTCACCGATCCGGCCGACGACGGCGATCCGGCCGCGGCTGGACCGGTTGCCGAGGTGGATGGTCGGGTGTCGTGGTTTCTGCTCGGCCCGAGCCTGTTGCTGGTCGGCATGGTGGCCGGGTCACCCGGCCTGGCGAACGTGGCGCTGTCCTACCTCGCCGGTACGGGCGGTGCGGCGGCCGGCGGCACGGCGGTGGCCCAACCCCCGCCGCACGGCGATCTGCTGCCGGGGCTGCTCGGCGCGACGGCGGTCGCCCTGCTGATCCACCTCGGGCTGGCCCGCAACCGGCCCGGACCGTGGCGCTGGCTGCCGCCGGTGCTGCTGGTGGCGGGCAGCGCGCTGTTCGTCACCGGCTGGCCGACCGCGCTCGCCCCGGCGATCCTGACCACCGCCGCCGGCCTCGGCGGCTGCCTGGCCATGTCCGGTGCCGGCGGCGGGGCCGGAACCCGTGCCGGTCGCTCCGGTGCGGACCAGGTCGGTGCCAGGCGGCAACGATCCGCACGGTCCGCCGGGCGCGGCTACGCGGTGCTGGGCGGGATGCTGGTCTTCGCCGTCGGGGCGGTGCTTCACTACGCCGCCTACGACCTCGGCTACCCCAACCAGTGGGTGCCGCCCGCCGTCGCGGCGCTGATCGCCACGCTCGCGCTGCGATCGCCCGCCACGCCCACCGCCCCCACCACCGGGGCCGTTGACGGCCGGAGGATGGTCCTGACGGGCGTCGCGGCGGTGCTCACGATCGCCGGTGCCCTTGTCACGCCCGGCCGGGCCGGCGAACCCGTGGCGGCGGCCGGTGACCCGGCAGCCGGTTCGGTGCGGCTGGTCGCGTACAACATCCGGATGGGGTTCGGGCTGGACGGCCGCTTCGATCTGGCCGGGCTGGCCGGGACCATCGCCGGGCAGCGGCCGGACATCGTGGCGCTCAGCGAGGTGGACCGGGCCTGGCTGCTCAACGGCGGCCACGACACGCTCACCCTGCTGGCCCGCCGGCTCGGCATGACCTACCGGTTCGCGCCCGCGGCCGACCCGGTCTGGGGCGACGCCGTGCTGACCCGGTTGCCGGTGCGGGAGTCCCGGACCCGGCGACTCGATCCGGTGGGCGCCCCCACCGGAGCACAGGCGCTCGCCGTGGTGGTCGACCTCGGCGGTCGGGACCTGGTGGTGGTCGCCACCCACCTGCAACCGCCGCCGGGCAACGGCCCGGTGGCGCAGGCCCGCGAACTGGCCGGGTTCGCCACCGGGTTCGCCGCCGGCCGGCCGCTGGTGGTGGCCGGCGACCTGAACACCGAGCCCGGCGAGCCGGCCTTCGAGGCGTTGCGCGGTGCCGGCCTGGTCGACGCGCTGGCCGCCGGCCGGCCGTTGCCGACCAGCCCTTCCGACGTACCGGAGCAGGAGATCGACCACGTGCTGACCTCGCCGGGGATCGCGGCAGCCGACCCGGTCGCACCGGCCGGCACCGCCTCCGACCACCTCGCGGTAGCGGTCACCCTCACCCTGCCGCCGGCCTGA